A genomic region of Bradyrhizobium sp. ORS 278 contains the following coding sequences:
- a CDS encoding class I SAM-dependent methyltransferase — MTTRCRLCNQMIQAMPLSLGSLPVCNAFDRNRSTTRTIDLDIIECETCQLVQLGRVAAPELLMPAVPWIRYREPEGHLDDLVASLLSLHPGARRACGTGPFEQPLLSRLDARGLQTQALTLETTAPAGRHPYLESWQAILNADHLAAATARSGTFDLVSCRYIVEHSPAPVLALRAMRHLLAPDGLLLVEVPDSSKFLAACDYCFLWEEHSSYFVEPTLRRLAEMSGYHVVSLLRYPGALEDALVAILQPAMSPTAMISPLGSTGLFQTYRQAFAGRRETVQSRLRAAARPDGDGVALFGIGHHAIMFVNAFGVGNRIALAVDDDSDKAGFFPPGFEVPVVGSDRLLADEHVTLCLFAVAPHIEGKVRAKLAPLAARGVEFRSIYAALDNAIFKDNAP, encoded by the coding sequence AAATGATTCAGGCGATGCCATTGTCGCTCGGCTCGCTTCCGGTTTGCAATGCATTCGACCGCAATCGCTCCACGACTCGAACGATCGATCTCGACATCATCGAATGCGAGACGTGCCAACTCGTGCAGCTGGGCCGCGTTGCCGCGCCCGAACTTTTGATGCCGGCGGTGCCGTGGATCCGCTATCGCGAGCCCGAGGGTCATCTCGACGACCTCGTCGCGAGCTTGTTGTCCCTGCACCCTGGCGCGCGGCGCGCGTGCGGCACCGGCCCGTTTGAGCAGCCGCTGCTGTCCAGACTTGACGCGCGTGGTCTCCAGACGCAGGCGCTGACGCTCGAAACGACTGCTCCCGCAGGCCGTCATCCCTATCTGGAAAGCTGGCAGGCAATCCTCAACGCGGATCATCTTGCGGCTGCGACGGCCCGAAGCGGAACCTTCGACCTCGTCTCTTGCCGTTACATCGTCGAGCACAGTCCCGCTCCGGTTCTCGCTTTGCGGGCCATGAGGCACCTGCTCGCACCTGACGGTCTGTTGCTGGTCGAAGTCCCCGACAGCAGCAAATTTCTGGCCGCTTGCGACTATTGTTTCCTCTGGGAGGAGCACAGCAGCTATTTCGTCGAGCCGACGCTGCGGCGCCTCGCCGAGATGAGCGGGTACCATGTGGTGTCCCTGCTTCGCTATCCAGGCGCCCTCGAGGATGCCTTGGTGGCTATCCTGCAGCCGGCGATGTCTCCGACCGCAATGATTTCGCCTCTCGGGTCAACCGGGCTGTTTCAGACCTATCGCCAGGCCTTCGCCGGGCGACGGGAGACCGTGCAGAGCCGGCTGAGAGCCGCGGCTCGCCCGGACGGCGACGGCGTTGCGCTGTTCGGGATTGGCCACCACGCCATCATGTTCGTCAACGCGTTCGGGGTGGGGAATAGAATCGCGCTGGCCGTCGATGACGACAGCGACAAGGCCGGTTTTTTCCCGCCGGGTTTCGAGGTGCCTGTGGTAGGTTCGGACCGTCTGCTGGCGGACGAGCACGTCACACTTTGCCTGTTTGCGGTCGCACCTCACATCGAGGGCAAGGTGCGCGCGAAGCTGGCTCCCCTCGCCGCCCGGGGCGTCGAATTCCGCTCCATCTACGCGGCGCTCGACAACGCTATTTTCAAGGACAATGCTCCATGA
- a CDS encoding WbuC family cupin fold metalloprotein: protein MSLVQKSPEVFLAEGPIAAVGQAEIETLKAAVAASPKRRARINAHPDGEDQLHEMIIAIDSASYIRPHKHPGKSEAFHIIEGEVDIVVFKDDGEIEKVVELGPPGGARPFYYRMSNAFFHTLIIRSDLLIVHEITNGPFRPGASVFADFAPEDSDTTKVAAYQAELARRVADLQDAAA from the coding sequence ATGAGCCTCGTTCAAAAGTCTCCTGAGGTCTTCCTGGCCGAAGGTCCGATTGCGGCGGTCGGACAGGCCGAAATCGAAACATTGAAGGCCGCCGTTGCCGCCAGCCCCAAGCGACGGGCGCGCATCAATGCCCACCCTGACGGCGAGGATCAGCTGCACGAGATGATCATCGCGATCGATTCGGCCTCCTACATCCGGCCGCACAAGCATCCCGGCAAGAGCGAAGCCTTTCACATCATCGAAGGCGAGGTCGACATCGTCGTGTTCAAGGATGACGGGGAGATCGAGAAAGTGGTGGAGCTTGGCCCCCCGGGCGGCGCCCGCCCGTTCTACTACCGGATGTCAAACGCGTTCTTTCATACCCTGATCATACGTAGCGATCTCCTGATCGTGCACGAGATCACCAACGGCCCGTTCCGGCCCGGGGCGAGCGTGTTCGCCGACTTCGCGCCAGAGGACAGCGACACCACCAAGGTCGCGGCCTACCAGGCCGAGCTCGCCCGCCGCGTCGCCGACCTGCAGGATGCTGCAGCATGA
- a CDS encoding SDR family NAD(P)-dependent oxidoreductase: protein MTVHAVVIGGTRGLGRVVVERFLARGCAVSVVSRQRPADFPEQPGLAHFAADLERSDSFAGLWREIADGHGPVRYLVLSQRFRGQGDPWAGEIQVGLTASRDLIEGFSGHFAEAGDRAIGVVSSVYAEFVGSSQPVGYHVVKGGLNAMVRHYAATLGRRGIRVNAIMPLTYLKRESRTFYEQNEKLMETYRRLVPLGRLGTAEECADALDFLCSERASFINGQSLFLDGGVSTVWQEEVAKSFAGL, encoded by the coding sequence ATGACCGTGCATGCTGTGGTGATTGGCGGCACCCGCGGCCTCGGTCGCGTTGTCGTCGAGCGCTTCCTGGCCCGAGGCTGCGCCGTCAGCGTGGTATCGCGGCAACGTCCGGCCGATTTCCCAGAGCAGCCCGGCCTGGCGCATTTCGCAGCCGATCTTGAGCGCAGCGACAGTTTTGCCGGGCTCTGGCGCGAGATCGCTGATGGCCACGGTCCCGTGCGCTACCTCGTCCTGAGCCAGCGCTTCCGCGGTCAAGGCGATCCCTGGGCCGGCGAAATCCAGGTCGGCCTGACCGCTTCGCGCGACCTGATCGAAGGGTTTTCCGGCCATTTCGCAGAGGCTGGCGACCGCGCCATCGGCGTGGTCAGCTCGGTTTACGCCGAATTCGTTGGCTCGTCGCAGCCGGTCGGCTATCACGTCGTCAAGGGTGGCCTGAACGCGATGGTCCGCCATTATGCCGCCACCCTCGGCCGGCGCGGCATCCGCGTCAACGCGATCATGCCGCTCACGTATTTGAAGCGCGAATCGCGGACCTTCTACGAGCAGAACGAGAAGCTCATGGAGACGTACCGCCGGCTTGTCCCGCTCGGCCGGCTCGGGACCGCCGAGGAATGCGCCGACGCGCTGGATTTCCTGTGCAGCGAACGCGCCTCGTTCATCAACGGGCAGAGCCTGTTCCTCGACGGCGGAGTGTCCACAGTCTGGCAAGAAGAGGTCGCCAAGAGCTTCGCGGGCCTGTAA
- a CDS encoding class I SAM-dependent methyltransferase, translating to MQHVKHKTDCRLCGSTSLDHVLPIRASAIGDAFVTADRLDEKQDLYPLDCYLCLDCGHLQNLDVVDPDILFRDYTYRTSVSLGLVEHFKRYAQSVVSTLAIPKGSLVAEMGSNDGSLLKAFKNEGMRVQGIDPARDIAATATSEGIPTIPDFFSSALAARIKAEQGETKLFCANNVFAHIDNMSDVVKGIRLLLADDGAFVFEVSYIVDMIDNMVFDTIYHEHVSHHALIPLETFLNRHDMTLFHVERTATKGGSIRAFAQPKSTGQRPRSAELSQLIAEEERRGVTKPQIYRDWFVAIEACKRKVLATLDAAIAEGKLIAAYGASTTTTTLLYHFELESRVKFIVDDNQLKHGRFSPGAHIPVLPSSELATRKPDVVVILAWIYADPILKRNQAYLEAGGRFLVPLPEPRLVGVTGAAPI from the coding sequence ATGCAGCACGTGAAGCACAAGACCGATTGCCGCCTGTGCGGATCGACCTCGCTCGATCACGTGCTGCCCATCAGGGCGTCGGCGATCGGCGATGCGTTCGTGACGGCGGACCGGCTGGACGAAAAGCAGGACCTCTACCCGCTCGACTGCTATCTCTGCCTTGACTGTGGTCACCTGCAGAATCTCGACGTGGTCGACCCCGACATCCTGTTCCGCGACTATACCTACCGCACCTCGGTCTCGCTTGGGCTGGTCGAGCATTTCAAGCGCTATGCGCAATCGGTGGTGTCGACGCTTGCGATACCGAAGGGCAGCCTCGTCGCCGAGATGGGCAGCAATGACGGCTCGCTCCTCAAGGCGTTCAAGAACGAGGGCATGCGGGTGCAGGGCATCGATCCCGCCCGTGACATCGCGGCCACGGCCACCAGCGAAGGCATTCCCACGATCCCGGACTTCTTCAGCAGCGCCCTGGCCGCCCGGATCAAGGCCGAACAGGGCGAAACCAAGCTGTTCTGCGCCAACAACGTGTTCGCCCACATCGACAACATGTCTGACGTCGTGAAGGGCATCCGACTGCTGCTCGCCGACGACGGCGCCTTCGTGTTCGAGGTGTCCTATATTGTGGACATGATCGACAACATGGTGTTCGACACGATCTACCATGAGCACGTCTCGCACCACGCGCTCATCCCGCTCGAGACCTTCCTGAATCGGCATGACATGACGCTGTTCCACGTCGAGCGCACGGCGACCAAAGGCGGCTCGATCCGCGCCTTCGCCCAGCCGAAATCGACCGGCCAGCGTCCGCGCTCGGCAGAGCTGTCGCAACTGATCGCCGAAGAGGAGCGGCGCGGCGTGACCAAGCCGCAGATCTACCGCGACTGGTTCGTGGCCATCGAGGCCTGCAAGCGCAAGGTGCTGGCCACGCTCGACGCTGCGATCGCCGAGGGCAAGCTGATCGCCGCCTACGGCGCCTCAACCACCACCACCACCCTGTTGTACCATTTCGAGTTGGAGAGCCGGGTCAAGTTCATCGTCGACGACAACCAGCTCAAGCACGGCCGCTTCAGCCCCGGCGCACATATCCCGGTTCTGCCGTCGAGCGAGCTTGCGACGCGGAAGCCCGACGTTGTTGTGATCCTTGCCTGGATCTACGCGGATCCGATCCTGAAGCGGAACCAGGCCTATCTGGAAGCCGGCGGCCGGTTTCTGGTGCCGCTGCCGGAGCCCCGGCTGGTCGGCGTGACGGGGGCGGCTCCGATCTGA
- a CDS encoding ABC transporter permease produces the protein MSTLTDGEVERFVVAERGRFTWARCREDIAPFLTRHVTWRALAAGDIRSKYRRTMLGPWWITATNAITALIMGAVAGRFLGADMKTYLPHFMVSMTIWNFIASSLGESCYTMINAGGMIKAVDMPILIHVMRMVQRNLIIFLHNIAIIPIIWLIYPWPIGIVSLLSLFGLALVYVFIVSTSTIVSMICVRYRDVPPVMNAIIQLLFFVSPIIWAPSQIKGGELAVALNPIAYLLAITRDPLMGHTPNLASWAGAAGFIAVLTAAMIYIYTRYRSRVVYWA, from the coding sequence ATGTCCACCCTGACCGATGGAGAGGTCGAGCGGTTCGTGGTCGCGGAGCGCGGCCGCTTCACATGGGCTCGCTGCCGCGAGGACATCGCGCCGTTCCTGACTCGCCACGTCACATGGCGCGCGCTGGCCGCTGGCGACATCCGATCTAAATACCGCAGAACCATGCTGGGTCCGTGGTGGATCACGGCGACCAACGCGATTACCGCCCTGATCATGGGTGCGGTCGCCGGCCGCTTTCTCGGCGCCGACATGAAGACCTATCTGCCGCACTTCATGGTCAGCATGACGATCTGGAATTTCATCGCCTCCTCGCTGGGCGAGTCCTGCTACACGATGATCAACGCCGGCGGCATGATCAAGGCCGTGGACATGCCGATCCTGATCCACGTCATGCGCATGGTTCAGCGCAACCTGATCATCTTCCTCCACAACATTGCGATCATCCCCATCATCTGGCTAATCTATCCCTGGCCGATCGGCATCGTCAGCCTGCTCAGCCTGTTCGGGCTGGCGCTGGTCTACGTTTTCATCGTCAGCACATCGACGATCGTCTCGATGATATGCGTCCGCTATCGCGACGTTCCGCCGGTCATGAACGCGATCATTCAGCTGCTGTTCTTCGTTTCGCCGATCATCTGGGCCCCATCGCAGATCAAGGGCGGCGAACTCGCCGTCGCGCTCAACCCCATTGCCTATCTGCTGGCGATCACCCGCGATCCGCTGATGGGCCATACTCCGAACCTTGCCAGTTGGGCCGGTGCCGCAGGGTTCATTGCGGTGCTGACGGCCGCCATGATCTACATCTACACGCGCTATCGCTCGCGCGTCGTGTACTGGGCCTGA
- a CDS encoding ABC transporter ATP-binding protein: MPLIEAKQLGIEFPVAPPNARSFRHLAIKAASRVGGHVSRNEGSFQFVQALDDISFTLKQGDRLGLVGHNGAGKTTLIRVLAGIYEPTRGSLRVVGRNVPMFDIGLGMDEEASGYENIRTRGLILGLSPEEIEERVPEIVEFAELGDYLELPIRTYSSGMLLRLVFSIAASIHGDIILMDEWIAVGDAQFRKKTHDRLQDITMRSGIVVLASHDHGLLRETCNLGLYLDGGRVRAFGALEDVLKELPAA; the protein is encoded by the coding sequence ATGCCTCTGATCGAAGCCAAGCAACTCGGCATTGAATTTCCCGTAGCGCCGCCCAACGCCCGGTCGTTCAGGCACCTGGCGATCAAGGCCGCGTCCCGCGTCGGCGGACACGTCTCCAGGAACGAGGGCTCGTTCCAGTTCGTGCAGGCGCTGGACGACATCAGCTTCACCCTGAAGCAGGGCGACCGGCTCGGGCTTGTCGGCCACAACGGCGCCGGCAAGACCACGCTGATCCGCGTGCTGGCCGGCATCTACGAACCCACGCGCGGCTCATTGCGGGTGGTGGGCCGCAACGTGCCGATGTTCGACATCGGACTCGGTATGGACGAGGAGGCGTCCGGATACGAGAACATCCGGACCCGCGGCCTCATCCTGGGCCTCTCTCCCGAGGAGATCGAAGAGCGCGTACCCGAAATCGTGGAGTTTGCCGAGCTTGGCGATTATCTCGAACTGCCGATCCGGACGTATTCGTCGGGCATGCTGCTTCGTCTCGTGTTCTCGATCGCAGCCTCCATCCACGGCGACATCATCCTGATGGACGAGTGGATCGCCGTCGGCGACGCGCAGTTTCGCAAGAAGACCCATGACCGGCTGCAGGACATCACCATGCGTTCCGGGATCGTGGTGCTGGCCTCTCACGATCACGGCCTGCTGCGCGAAACCTGCAATCTCGGGCTCTATCTCGACGGCGGACGCGTGCGCGCCTTCGGTGCGCTGGAGGACGTTCTCAAAGAGCTGCCCGCGGCTTGA
- a CDS encoding glycosyltransferase family 2 protein, translated as MTPTTASPTVTLVVPNFNHARYLRESLGSIAAQTRAPDRVLVIDDCSTDDSLSVIATFAADRPSWHVIRHPANQGVVRSQNEALALAETEWIGFLGADDALHPTYLQKTMAQAARWPDAGLLFACCEIIGPNGPSARRMLRPMMLPATSSRMLSPPDVRRVLRVGDNYFSGTTSLYRCAALRALGGFDVKLGSFSDAFLARRLALTYGCYFIADILGYWRIHGQNYSTASATDPALLNDRLRDIGALIAKSKLFPEGYGDVFARRNRFGAVRMVLGSESSAAAKAERAAALLDGTAFDRHLLQLVLSLGAGGRLAALAWATLRTRPMSLLHVAAQTQTRRAIVSATPPYRAP; from the coding sequence ATGACCCCGACGACCGCTTCACCGACCGTTACACTGGTTGTCCCGAACTTCAATCACGCACGCTACCTGCGGGAGTCGCTCGGCAGCATTGCGGCCCAGACCCGCGCGCCCGACCGCGTGCTCGTCATCGACGACTGCTCGACCGATGACAGCCTGTCGGTGATTGCAACATTCGCAGCAGATCGGCCGAGCTGGCATGTGATCCGCCATCCAGCCAACCAGGGCGTGGTACGCAGCCAGAACGAGGCGCTGGCCCTCGCCGAGACCGAGTGGATCGGCTTTCTCGGAGCCGACGACGCGCTGCATCCGACCTATCTGCAAAAGACCATGGCGCAGGCCGCGCGATGGCCCGACGCCGGCCTGCTGTTCGCATGCTGCGAGATCATAGGCCCGAACGGTCCTTCCGCACGCCGCATGCTGCGCCCGATGATGCTGCCCGCCACCAGTTCGAGAATGCTCTCTCCACCTGACGTTCGGCGGGTTCTGCGCGTCGGAGACAACTACTTCTCCGGCACGACGTCGCTGTACCGCTGCGCTGCGCTTCGGGCCCTCGGCGGCTTCGACGTCAAACTTGGTTCGTTCTCGGACGCCTTTCTGGCCAGACGGCTTGCGCTGACCTATGGCTGCTACTTCATCGCCGACATTCTCGGGTACTGGCGCATCCACGGCCAGAACTACTCGACCGCCTCGGCGACCGATCCCGCCCTGCTCAATGACAGGCTAAGGGACATCGGCGCCCTCATCGCGAAGAGCAAGCTGTTCCCGGAGGGCTACGGCGACGTGTTCGCACGGCGCAACCGATTCGGAGCGGTCCGGATGGTGCTGGGCAGCGAGTCCTCTGCGGCGGCGAAAGCCGAGCGGGCCGCGGCGCTGCTCGACGGCACGGCGTTCGACCGGCACCTGCTGCAGCTGGTCCTGAGCCTCGGGGCCGGCGGCCGCCTCGCCGCGCTGGCTTGGGCCACCTTGCGGACACGCCCAATGTCGCTGCTGCATGTCGCAGCCCAAACTCAGACACGGCGCGCCATCGTGTCCGCGACGCCCCCCTACCGCGCGCCATGA
- a CDS encoding TIGR04372 family glycosyltransferase, translating to MIEAAQPASLGSRRPSSVKAWLTASAFRAYSFLSARRRQLLPLTTRAAGLVDRRLIAAPAGAAMMRLMDRQLARGSRTGKLLARLTLATLAAAAQVHLAASRKPSALRAVRLLNLMFRSNVRARTGFGAQAYFATLALCSAYDRIVREVPRAEAIDSFAINFAVGVAHMYRGNLSLAANFLKAAAASGDSNALRKLGAVHALAGTHDQAAECFAAAVARDPRSVMAHQNYAGGYDPSTYTPSTWEIEHAGELLIYDNLIQLGENFYHQGRYEDTFRCYQLALDQQDRLAAKWSIPEGLVRRIAAASAIFDPALPVRLLGYEWVTLIGHIGFIDCHLRMAALGLLPRANYVLLAPPAKVVNQPFLRLFASHVTIVEDPVLVDDLLPYQRLVGDQFIAVRGDNGLAEPWAHAASRAQVAWAEQQRGPIVEVPSDLMASGAAKLCAAGVTASWFVAMHIREGGYHGDGPGTTRQHRSANVGDYMEAIAAIVARGGAVVRLGDRSMTPLGHVPGVFDYAHSEIKSAEMDLFLCAAARLFVGTTSGLTTAVQALGTPMLLVNCISNDCQFWHERTDFTVRPVYDRRAKRYLSLKETYRQPLQALLIDTAVLARHGLEIHPNSASDITEAVRYKLDCLEGTRPSNSAENESLTRYRSAMSHNPYNFGAAKPVPSFLQTFPDLLTTDGRLASD from the coding sequence GTGATCGAAGCCGCACAGCCCGCTTCGCTGGGATCGCGCCGGCCATCCTCGGTGAAGGCGTGGCTGACCGCATCGGCCTTCCGGGCCTATTCCTTTCTGAGCGCCCGCCGCCGTCAGTTGCTGCCGCTGACCACACGCGCCGCCGGCCTCGTCGACCGCAGGCTCATCGCAGCGCCCGCCGGAGCTGCGATGATGCGGCTGATGGACCGCCAGCTCGCGCGCGGATCCCGGACGGGCAAGCTGCTGGCGCGGCTCACCTTGGCCACACTGGCCGCGGCCGCGCAGGTTCATCTGGCCGCCAGCCGAAAGCCGAGCGCGCTTCGCGCAGTGCGGCTCCTGAACCTGATGTTCCGGAGCAATGTGCGGGCGCGAACGGGCTTCGGTGCGCAGGCCTATTTCGCTACCCTCGCTCTGTGCAGCGCCTACGACCGGATCGTGCGCGAGGTCCCGCGGGCGGAGGCGATCGACAGCTTCGCCATCAATTTCGCGGTCGGCGTTGCCCATATGTATCGCGGCAATCTGTCGTTGGCGGCCAACTTCCTGAAGGCAGCCGCGGCCTCAGGCGACAGCAACGCGCTGCGCAAGCTCGGCGCAGTGCATGCCCTCGCCGGAACTCACGATCAAGCTGCGGAGTGCTTCGCGGCCGCGGTGGCGCGCGATCCGCGCTCGGTGATGGCGCACCAGAACTACGCCGGCGGCTACGATCCATCGACCTACACGCCGAGCACATGGGAAATCGAGCATGCGGGCGAGCTGCTGATCTACGACAATCTGATCCAGCTCGGCGAGAACTTCTACCACCAGGGCCGCTACGAGGACACGTTCCGCTGCTACCAGCTGGCGCTCGACCAACAGGACAGGCTGGCCGCCAAATGGTCGATCCCGGAGGGTCTCGTCCGTCGTATCGCGGCTGCAAGCGCCATCTTCGATCCCGCTCTGCCCGTCCGGCTGCTCGGCTACGAATGGGTGACCCTGATCGGCCACATCGGCTTCATCGATTGCCACCTTCGCATGGCGGCCCTCGGACTGCTGCCGCGCGCCAACTACGTGCTGCTCGCCCCGCCGGCCAAAGTCGTCAACCAGCCGTTCCTCCGGCTGTTCGCGTCGCACGTGACGATCGTCGAGGACCCCGTTCTGGTCGACGATCTCCTGCCCTATCAGCGCTTAGTCGGGGACCAATTCATCGCGGTGCGTGGCGACAATGGCCTTGCCGAGCCGTGGGCCCACGCGGCCTCGCGCGCCCAGGTGGCCTGGGCCGAGCAGCAGCGCGGGCCGATCGTCGAGGTCCCTTCGGACCTGATGGCATCGGGGGCCGCCAAGCTGTGCGCGGCGGGCGTGACGGCCAGCTGGTTCGTCGCGATGCACATCCGCGAGGGCGGCTATCACGGTGACGGCCCCGGTACGACCCGACAGCACCGCTCGGCCAATGTCGGCGACTATATGGAGGCCATCGCCGCCATCGTCGCACGCGGCGGTGCGGTCGTGAGGCTCGGCGACCGCAGCATGACGCCCCTCGGCCATGTGCCGGGCGTGTTCGACTATGCCCATAGCGAGATCAAGTCGGCCGAGATGGACCTCTTTCTCTGCGCCGCCGCGCGGCTGTTCGTCGGAACCACGTCGGGCCTGACCACGGCGGTGCAGGCGCTGGGAACACCGATGCTGCTGGTCAACTGCATCTCCAACGACTGTCAGTTCTGGCACGAACGCACCGACTTCACCGTGCGTCCGGTCTATGACCGGCGCGCCAAGCGCTATCTCTCCCTCAAGGAGACCTATCGGCAACCGCTGCAGGCGCTGCTCATCGATACTGCGGTGCTGGCGCGCCACGGGCTCGAGATCCATCCCAACAGCGCGAGCGACATCACGGAGGCCGTCCGGTACAAGCTCGATTGCCTGGAGGGAACGCGCCCATCGAATTCAGCCGAGAACGAGTCGCTCACACGTTACCGTTCCGCAATGTCGCATAATCCATACAATTTCGGAGCCGCAAAACCTGTGCCCTCATTCCTCCAAACCTTTCCTGACCTACTAACGACAGACGGTCGGCTGGCCTCGGATTAA
- a CDS encoding acyltransferase, protein MAISDTVVLGSGVRILKPEFVNLYGCVIGNDSRIGPFVEIQAGVSVGARCKIQSHSFICEGVSIGDEVFVGHGVMFTNDLWPRAANDEGQLLGAEDWELKATVVAERASIGSGAVLLPVRIGKGALVAAGAVVTKDVPDFAIVAGNPARVIGDVRSRRPGNAAES, encoded by the coding sequence ATGGCTATCAGCGACACTGTGGTCTTGGGCTCGGGGGTTCGCATCCTCAAACCCGAATTCGTGAATCTCTACGGTTGCGTCATTGGAAACGATAGCCGAATAGGGCCGTTCGTCGAAATCCAGGCCGGCGTCAGTGTCGGTGCTCGCTGCAAGATCCAGTCTCATAGCTTCATTTGCGAAGGCGTCAGCATTGGCGACGAGGTCTTCGTGGGTCACGGCGTCATGTTTACGAACGATCTCTGGCCGCGCGCGGCGAATGACGAAGGTCAGTTGCTCGGTGCCGAGGATTGGGAGCTCAAGGCGACGGTTGTTGCCGAAAGGGCTTCGATCGGAAGCGGGGCTGTGTTGCTCCCGGTTCGGATCGGCAAGGGTGCGCTTGTGGCGGCAGGAGCTGTCGTCACCAAGGATGTGCCGGATTTTGCAATCGTGGCGGGCAACCCGGCTCGGGTGATTGGGGATGTCCGAAGTCGTCGACCGGGAAATGCGGCGGAATCATAG
- a CDS encoding DegT/DnrJ/EryC1/StrS aminotransferase family protein, with protein sequence MTENRLATVLDRKVPFNDLSIQWQQIAVDVRQDFEMIFEQSAFCLGPFVERFEADIAQYLGVRHAIGVNSGTSALHLAALAKGIGPGDEVIVPAHSFIATLWGVLYAGATPVFCDVEPTTGNLDVAAAERCVTAATKAIIPVHLYGQSANMKAVMELAQRFGLAVIEDAAQAIGATWQQRYLGSIGDLGCFSFYPGKNLGAAGEAGLIVTNDDDVAKQVRSLRNHGQSERYVHQIVGYNCRMDGLQGAVLRRKLPRLAAWTASRRKLAERYRQKLLETPLVLPSVQYGEHVWHLFVVRTPERDRLRAALAERRIETGLHYPIALHKQPCLNHLPSAKLSFPSAEAWAAECLSLPLFTGMTEDQVDYVADAIRALC encoded by the coding sequence ATGACCGAGAATAGGCTGGCGACGGTATTGGACCGCAAGGTTCCTTTCAACGACCTGTCGATCCAATGGCAACAGATTGCCGTCGACGTCCGCCAAGATTTCGAGATGATCTTTGAGCAAAGCGCGTTCTGCCTCGGGCCGTTTGTCGAACGCTTTGAAGCGGACATCGCGCAGTATCTTGGCGTCAGGCACGCTATTGGCGTGAATTCCGGGACTTCTGCTCTTCACTTGGCGGCTCTTGCCAAAGGCATCGGCCCCGGTGACGAAGTGATCGTGCCGGCACACTCCTTCATTGCGACGCTCTGGGGCGTACTCTACGCCGGAGCAACGCCTGTGTTCTGCGATGTGGAGCCGACGACCGGCAACTTGGACGTGGCAGCGGCCGAGCGATGTGTCACAGCGGCCACGAAGGCAATCATTCCCGTCCACCTGTACGGGCAGTCGGCGAACATGAAAGCCGTCATGGAGCTCGCACAACGCTTTGGCTTGGCGGTCATCGAGGATGCCGCGCAGGCGATCGGCGCGACCTGGCAGCAGCGGTATCTTGGCAGCATCGGCGATCTAGGCTGCTTCAGCTTTTATCCTGGAAAGAACCTCGGTGCAGCGGGCGAGGCTGGGCTGATCGTCACGAATGACGACGACGTTGCCAAGCAAGTGCGTTCGCTGCGCAATCACGGCCAATCGGAACGTTACGTACATCAGATCGTCGGCTACAACTGCCGCATGGATGGCTTGCAGGGCGCCGTGCTTAGACGAAAGCTCCCGCGGCTCGCGGCCTGGACGGCGTCACGGCGAAAATTGGCCGAGAGGTACAGGCAAAAACTCTTGGAAACTCCCCTGGTGTTGCCTTCGGTGCAGTACGGGGAACATGTGTGGCATTTGTTCGTCGTGCGCACCCCGGAGCGCGACCGCTTGAGAGCGGCGCTGGCGGAGCGCCGCATCGAAACCGGACTTCATTATCCGATCGCTCTCCACAAGCAGCCCTGCCTCAACCATTTACCCTCGGCCAAATTGAGCTTCCCGTCTGCCGAAGCTTGGGCCGCGGAGTGTCTATCGCTTCCGCTGTTCACGGGCATGACAGAAGATCAAGTCGATTATGTCGCCGACGCGATCCGCGCCCTCTGCTAA